The genomic stretch ATCGCCTCGATCCCTGGTATGTCTCGGAACTGGACTACCCCAGCAAGGGCAGCCCCAAGGAAAAGCTGAAGTTCATGCTGCACTGGGCGGTGCTGGCGCCCTCCAGCCACAATAGCCAACCCTGGCTCTTCAGCCTGATGGAGGACGCAGCCGAACTCTACGCCGACCGCCAGCGCTCGCTGCCCCAGGCCGATCCCGAAGACCGCGAGCTGATCCTGAGCTGCGGCGCGGCGCTGTTCCTGCTGCGCGTCACCCTGCACCACTTCACCTACAGCGGCGAGGTGGATTGCTTTCCCGAGCCTCACGACCAGAACCTGCTGGCGCGCGTCCGGCTGGGCGGCCGGGAGGTGCCCTCGCCGGAGAACGAGGAGCTCTTCCACGCCATCGACAAGCGGCGCACCAACCGCCAGCGCTTCGAACGCTGGACGGTGGCGGCGGCGCTGGTGGCGCGGCTGGAGGAGGCGGCCACGGCCGAGGGCGCATGGTTCCGTCCCGTGCGCGACCAGCAGGAGCGCGACGCGGTGGCTGCCCTGGTGGCCGAAGGCGACCGCCGGCAGATGGCCGACCACGCCTTCCGCCAGGAACTGGCCTCCTGGATGCGTTCCAACCTGAGCGGCAGCCGCGATGGCATCCCCGGCTACGGACTGGGCCTGGGCGACCTGGCTGCCTATGCCGGGCCGCTGCTGGTGCGCACCTTCGATATGGGGGAGCGGCGGGCCGCCCGTGACCACGAGATCGCCGAGGGCTCGCCCTTGCTGGCGGTGCTGGCCACCGACTACGACCGTCCCGCCGACTGGCTGGCGGCAGGGCAGGCGCTGGGGCGGGTGCTGCTGCGGGCGCGCGCCGACGGCGTCTCGGCGTCGTACCTGAACCAGCCCATCGAGGTGGCGGAACTCCGCCCCAAGCTGCGCGACGCCCTGGGTCTTGCCGGCTTCCCGCAACTGCTGCTGCGCCTGGGCTACGGCCATGATCCTAAGCCCACGCCCCGGCGGCCGCTCGAGGAAGTGCTGATCTAGGGCGATTCCAACCCCTGGCTTTGAAGGGGCACGGCTTCAGCCGTGCCGGCGCAGCGTCTTCCCGTGAGTTGTTGTCCCGAGGGAGCCC from Terriglobales bacterium encodes the following:
- a CDS encoding nitroreductase family protein, producing MSSSALAYRLDPWYVSELDYPSKGSPKEKLKFMLHWAVLAPSSHNSQPWLFSLMEDAAELYADRQRSLPQADPEDRELILSCGAALFLLRVTLHHFTYSGEVDCFPEPHDQNLLARVRLGGREVPSPENEELFHAIDKRRTNRQRFERWTVAAALVARLEEAATAEGAWFRPVRDQQERDAVAALVAEGDRRQMADHAFRQELASWMRSNLSGSRDGIPGYGLGLGDLAAYAGPLLVRTFDMGERRAARDHEIAEGSPLLAVLATDYDRPADWLAAGQALGRVLLRARADGVSASYLNQPIEVAELRPKLRDALGLAGFPQLLLRLGYGHDPKPTPRRPLEEVLI